From Salvelinus namaycush isolate Seneca chromosome 9, SaNama_1.0, whole genome shotgun sequence:
TATATGTAGTTATCATCAGACGATGCGATGTTGCCTAGGCAACGCAGCTCCGCCGTCGTCATGGCAGCGTTAGATTCACACACAGTGTGCACATCACGACAAATTATAGTGTTGCTTTCAAAAAAGCTAAGTAGTTTCACAGTGTCAGCTGTGGCCTAATAGCATAATTATCCAAATGTAATTTTGTACATGCTTTctttgaaggaaaaaggaaaccgcacactgctcttgatagtaccACTGATCTTTAATAAGGAGACGTACTATTAAGAGCAGTGTGCACCTGCAAAAAATGATTGCTCAGaagtgcgagtgccttttgactTTTGAAGTACATGCTTTCTTTACAACCTGGTGTGCACGTAATTCTGAAAACATATGGCTCACCTTTCCCATCCAGTAGCTACCCCAGTCAAAGGAGTATCATGAATTGTAGTTATGTTTACTTCGTGTGTGTTGGTGTTACACGGACATACTGATTGGTGGCtagtgtttatttatttatttcacctttatttaacccggtaggctagttgagaacaagttctcattagtGTAGACTGATTTAGTATGGCTTTTAGTGGAACATTGTAGCATTGTTGTATAGAGTGGTTGTCTTTTAAAAAAAGAACAGTATAAacgatagagagaaagagagagagagagagagagagaggctatgtAGTCTGTAACATATAGATGTGTGGGatgactgtgagtgtgtgtgtgtgagagagaggacaaCTCTGCAGGGCCCTAACATCTCCTCTTGTTGACACCCAATGCACCCAGCGATGTACTCAGTAGAGATCACCGTTGAGAGGGACAATGTCACGGGCGAGACTAAGGTGTTGTCCACCAACACCCTACTGCCCATTAACCTCTCTGGGCAAGGGGTCAAGGTGTATGAGGATTACCAGAAAGGTGATTTTCCAATGTGTTTCAACAGCAAAAGGAGACACTCAGCTAAGACATGCACAGTGAATGCCTTTACGAGAAGTGTTAACAGCTATGACTCTATCACTAAATATTTGATGTACAAGAACAAATTGATAACAGTAATATCACAAGATGGTAAACGTTTTCTCTGAAGATGAAGATATTATCTTGGATAAGTCTACCTAAAATTATAGTTATTACAGACATTGTTTGTTTGATCGTAGCCAATTAAAGACATAGGCTACATATTGTGGTTCAATAAACTTCATAATGTATTTTCACTTTATATAAAAGCTTCCGTATACTCTGTCTCATATAATGATTGGTGTGAAACCACTCATTGACAGTAGATATTTTTTAAACTTAATTTTACTTCTCGTGAAGCAAAAGAactacatacagatgtaggatgttaatttgatcaccctgttgcaggagaccTTTCCAgcaatgcaggaaatgtttaAATTTTAGTGTATTtgaggcttctgaagtttgtcatttccactttgaaatttcagacttgattttcccttatgaaaatgTATTTACCCCTTCAAAAATGTctattcattataatccacataacaatTGACATTTCCTGTTGATGCattattattttcctgctgtagcaaactggctcaaattaagattctacatctgtagtTCAGCATAGTATGACAAAGTGTTGCAGGGTGACCAATAAATCCATAACTACTTATAGACCTGGTTTTAAGCCAATAACTCTACTTCAATAGTTATATTTGTGAATGTGAACTTGGGCTATTATGTATTGGTTAAAAAAAACGTCAATACATTCAAAACCCACTTCAAATGGTCCTGTTGGtctccctgtagctgttttggtTCGCCTGTTGGTATTGGGCATGACCCTTCGCtactcccccccccaccccccaaacacATCCACACTGGTCGTCACACTTCTGTGGGAGTGCAGTGTCAGGGTTGGACCTCTAAAgccagtttcccagacccagattaagcctattCGTGTACTAAAAAGCActctcaatggagattctctatTGAGTATACTTGTAGTTCAGGAATAGGCTTCAATCttggtctgggaaaccagcccataATGTTTTAGGTTGGTGATAGTGCCCTGAATATCCGAAGAATGAACCCTCTGCTGTATAGCCAAAAGTTAGTGTTGGTGTAAGGCGAGGCCAGACTGGCTCGTTGATTTTATCCATAGCTGTGATTTCCACTGCTTTCTCAATGGGAGTTGATGGTCAGCAGAGATGTCTATACAATTTCCATCCATTTTCACAGACCAAAAGTTCAGATGAGTTGAACTTTTGATGGTTCGATGGATACATAACCATCCGTTTAGCCAATTAGAAAAGATGAGGCTTTTTAAGTCGAACACTCCACACACCCACCCACGGACCACAGACCAAAATTAATCTGTTTTAATTCGGTGTCCGTTTTCCACGGATCAGTCTGGTCTCCTCCTGTATGCAGACTCCAGCTCTACTTTCTCTCCTAGTCATATCCATCCACCTCCTGTATGGAGATTGTAGATCTACTCTCTCTCGTAGTCATATCCATCCACCTCATATTATTGATTCTGCCTCCCAGACACAGACAACAAGCACTGGGCTCATGATGCAGCAGCTGTGGCATTGGCTTTGTTTCCCCCTGCACTCTTTCAGctgctctcctcccctcctctcctctcctcctcatctgctTTTCTCCCTCCCCTGTTTCTCTGTGATTTAACTGTGATTGCCATTACTGGTCAGCTTCAGTGCACTTCACTGTCCTGTGAGTGGAGGTTTGTGGGGAAAAGGTATAGCCTTAAATAGTCTCCCTCTTTGTTTCGCAATGATCTAACATGACTGACATGGCTTTGGTCTGTCCAGTCATATCAGATCAGTGATGATTGCTTCACGGAAggatgcatttaaaaaaaaattgaacaaGGTCTAGTTCTCCATGCTCTCATGAGTCTCTTCTGTTAGTGACACGTCTGtcgctctcctttctctctctccatctctctctctctcgtagtgGTACACGAGGTGAACGGGGAGAACGGGGTCCACCAGCTCAGCGCCAACGAGGTGGACGAGCTCATCCACAAAGCTGATGAGTCCATGATGAGCGACGCCACCACCGCCGCCGCCACCTTCACCGCCCCTGTCTTCCCCACCAATGCTGAGTTGGCTGCAGAACAGCACACGACACCCAAGAAGGAGATCACAGGCATGGAGGCCAAGGCAGGTGGCGCTAGTCCCCAGCCAGGTGGAGGCGAGATGGAGGCCAGCGCTGAGAACCCCGTCACTATGGTGTTCATGGGCTACCAGAGTGTGGAGGACGAGACGGAGACCAACAAGGTGCTGGGCCTGGAGGGTACCGTCAAGGCCCAGCTGGTGGTCATCGAGGACGGCAAGGGCAAGAATGTGACGGTGGGGCCCACCCCAGCCACCGTGACCGTCACCGAGGGAGGCGCCAAGAAAGAGCAGTCGCCCCCACCCAACGGCAGTGCCGCTGACCCCGCCAAGACCCCTCAGGAGACATCCTCCGCAAAGGAGAAAGGAGGTGAGCCAGAGGGGGGCGCCACTGAGCTCAACAACAAGGAGAAGCAGCCTTGCAAGTGCTGCACCATCATGTGAGCAACTGTTGTGTGGCTGAACTTGACTTTTCAAGGAGAAATGACAAACCAACAACAACCATAACGTCATGAAAACCAACAAACCCCTCCCCCCTGCCCTGAATAAAAAGGCATACATGTTCTTTATCTTCTGATAGCCTGCTGTTGTTTTCCGACTTCGTTTTAAGTATTTCACTATCATCTCATCATCTCCTTTCCTTCTTTTGACCTTTTTTATTATTTCAGGTTTGGTTGTGACAAAGGGGAGCAATCCCTACCTTCTCACACTTTGAGATttctgagggagagaggagatagaaaaggaaggatagaaggagagaaagaaagaggaaggGGTTCGTTTACTCACCCAGCATTGTCCAAcaagcattttttttaaatgacatctCTTATACACCACCATGAATTGTGTAATCTTAACTTTCTGTATGAAGGACagatatatctctctatatatctctatatatacATTGTTTATTTTAAAGATATATTTATTTGACTTTTTATTTTTTGAAAATGCCCTCTGGAAAGTATTTTTGACAGAAGCATGGTATTCATTGTTTTTTTCTGTCCTGTGCTAGTGCATTTTAGATTAAAAACGGGGACATGATTTTCTCAACACAATTCTCTTGGATTTTGATttccagaaaaaaaagaaaaaaaaacttacTTTGGAATGTCTGAGGCAGACACAACACTGATATATGGGATGTCTGTGACAAACACAACACTGATATATGGGATGTCTGAGACAGACACAACGCTGATATTTAGAAGTGACATGCAATTAGATGTCAGTAATATTGATGACATCGAagtactgtgtgcgtgtgtgtatgagcatgcatgagtgtgtgtgtgttggaataaAATGACCTCATTGGTCCTTATATCATCCGACACTACACTACCCACAATCCCCATCACCTATTTTCTTTCTGGAAGAAAAAACTATCCATGCAATTTTTTTGTGATTTCCCTGCAACCAAATCAGCTACACTAGTTCGACAACACTAGTAATGAATTGAATAACATGTGTGAAGGTCATTCATACCGAAGCTTGAGACTGATGAAATGAATGCCCCTCTGTAAGGCTTGATGTTTGTGTGATTCACCCCCACATTACCCAGAATACCACTGCCCCTTTAATATAAATAATGTTGCTTACAGCTGCCTTTGTGATAACACTAACTACTTTTCATTAACTCATTGACATAATCCTGGCTCCTGATGTTATGACCTAGCAACTAACTGGGTTTTGAAATAATGGTCGGCGTGGACAGGCCCTTCCAATGTCCCGAAGATTTTCGGCTGGATATTAACTACTGTGGAATTGGTGCATGGAGCATAATCTGTTGTTTTAAACGGCAGCGCATATCCTACCAAACTGTGTTGCAAATACTGCAAGAATTTGCTCCATTCAGACATTGAGGAAGAGTGCCATTTGAATGGGGGTCGGGGGTCATATATTTCCCTCAGAGTCTGTGTGGGAGGAGATTCATTATAAGAGTACTTGGGTTTCTGTTTTCCTGTTTGAACTCTACTGTCAGGCCTTGGTTTTGTCATTTGTCAACGAAACCAAAGAAAACAGTTCAAGTAGGCCTACTTTTCATTGTGTAtctatcacaggaggttggtggcaccttagttCCTTAGTTGCagaggatgggcttgtggtaatgcctggagcggaatcagtggaatggtatcaaatacaccaCACACGtgatttccatgtgtttgataccattccatttgctccattccagacattattatgagccgtcctcccctctgcAACCTCACTGGTATCTATCTATCGACATGTGAGGCAAAAAGCAGGGAATTTCAACGTCAACATTCCAAGAAGTTTTCAGAATCCTTTCCTACTCTCCTCTGAGTGGTCAATTTTGCTCCAAATTTGGTGTTGCAATTATTTgccaattttttatttattttcagagAACAATAGATGTTTTTGCAGTGTGGCTACATTTGAACAGCTGTGTTTTACTTTCCCTtggcttgtgtgtgtttgttagctgCAGCATTCTTTACATCTTACTTATTTCTGCCATTTTGGAGCCAAATTTCCAGCTGAGCTGAGGAAGAAAAAATGTTATCATTATCattgtcatgtcatgtcatgtTATCATTGTCCAGTGTATTTTTCCAGTGGTGAGTTGAGTCAGTTGAGTTGGATTAGGTAAACTAGGAGTCAGATCTTTTCAACCGACTCACTGACACGCTCATATGTAACCGTGGTCCATGTGTTATTATTCGCATCCcaaataaaacaaacattttgttttcaaagATGGTCTGCATTATCTTGAAGTGAGTCCAAGAAGTGAGCTCTCTTTAGCCAGAGGTTGGCCAGCTTTGCATCATGTTTGCCTATTCCTCTTTTAATATTGTTCCATGTGTATTTATACCTTTCCATTTATATTTATAGAGCTCTATATGTTATTTAAAGGGTTAATGTCTTTGTGAGGGTTCAAATCAAGAACATGATGGAGAATAGATAAAAAATAACCAGGTCTGATAAGCCTTGTCAAAATGATGCTGGAGAATCCATTGCACTGCAGAAAGAAACCAAATGGAACATCTATTCATTTCAATTTGATCATGTAAAATATATTATGAAATAATATTCTTTGCCAATCCCCTTCAATCCCACTTCCTCATGCGCAGTCAAAGGGGCAGGGCAATCATTGATAGGCCGACACATCCTCCAATATGCTGCTCAGCATCCAGCAAGGAGCATAAAAAGCTGACACAGTGAAATGTGTGTTACTCTATAGGAGTGGTCCCAACCTTTctcggttactgtaccaccaactaaATTTTGTTCTGCCCAGAGTACCCCTgcagtaccccctcatgtgcattttaccagtaggcctatggtctcatgagtcttctcaagtatcctctgtggataggccaagtacctcGAAGGGTCCTAGTACCTCTGGTTGGGaatccctgctctataggacagTCACTATCTGTAGTGTTGGTCTAGAATACATTCGATAAAAAAACACTGACTTCCAATTCGCTTAGGCATTGCTGAAGACCAGTCCTCGTCGAATAATATTCCCACACTGCTGGATCCAAATCTATGCAAGAACTCCCATTCATGAAAGCTGCCAACATTATCATCAGCAAAATCCTCATACAGCTATAGCATTAAGGACTAGCAGCAGCACTGATAAGAGTTCATCAGTATATCACAAAGGCCAAGCGTTGAACCATGGCCCATCCTTTCCTTTGCATAAGATTATGCCTTTTTATTTCCTAAATATCTGCTTGCTAACAGTTTacgacatatatatatatatatatatgtatgtatgtatgtatgtatgtatgtatgtatgtatgtatgtatgtatgtatgtatgtatgtatgtatatatatgtgtgtgtggctcAGCCTCAGTAGCTGTTAGCATAGAATTGCCCtccctagaagcctgtgtttcagacataaggaagtggatggctgcaaactttctacttttaaactcggaaaaaacagagatgcttgttctaggtcccaagaaacaaagagatcttctgttgaatctgacaattaatcttgatggttgtacagtcgtctcaaataaaactgtgaaggacctcggcgttactctggaccctgatctctcttttaacgaacatatcaagactgtttcaaggacagcttttttccatctacgtaacattgcaaaaatcagaaactttctgtccaaaaatgatgcagaaaaatgtatccatgcttttgttacttctaggttagactactgcaatgctctactttccggctacccggataaagcactaaataaacttcagttagtgctaaatatggctgctagaatcctgactagaacccaaaaatgtgatcatattactccagtgctagcctccctacactggcttcctgttaaggcaagggctgatttcaaggttttactgctaacctacaaagcattacatgggtttgctcctatctatctttccgatttggtcctgccgtacatacctacacgtacgctatggtcacaagacgcaggcctcctaattgtccctagaatttcgaaacaaacagctggaggcagggctttctcctatagatctccatttttatggaatggtctgcctacccatgtgagagacgcagactgggtctcaacctttaagtctttactgaagactcatctctcagtaggtcatatgattgagtgtagtctggcccaggagtgtgaaggtgaacggaaaggctctggagcaacgaaccgcccttgctgtctctgcctggccggttcccctctctccactggaattctctgcctctaaccctattacaggggctgagtcactggcttactggtgctcttccagtGGGTTGAGTCGccgacgtggtcttcctgtctgggttggcgcccccccttgggttgtgccgtggcggaaatctttgtgggctatactcagccttgtctcaggatggtaagttggtggttgaagatatccctctagtggtgtgggggctgtgctttggcaaagtgggtggggttatatccttcctgtttggccctgtccgggggtatcatcggatggggccacagtgtctcctgacccctactgtctcagcctccagtatttatgctgcagtagtttatgtgtcggggggctagggtcagtctgttatatctggagtatttctcctgtcttatccggtgtcctgtgtgaatttaagtatgctctctctaattctctctttctttctttctctctctcggaggacctgagccctaggaccatgcctcaggactacctggcatgatgactccttgctgtccccagtccactgctgctccagtttcaactgttctgcctgcggctatggaaccctgacctgttcaccggacgtgctacctgtcccagacctgctgttttcaactctctagaaacagcaggagcggtagagatactctcaatgattggctatgaaaagccaactgacattcactcctgaggtgctgacttgttgcaccctcgacaactactgtgattattattatttgaccatgctggtaatttatgaacatttgaacatcttggccatgttctgttataatctccacccggcacagccagaagaggactggccacccctcatagcctggttcctctctaggtttcttcctaggttttggcctttctagggagtttttcctagccaccgtgcttctacacctgcattgcttgctgtttggggttttaggctgggtttctgtacagcactttgatatatcagctgatgtaagaagggctatataaataaatttgatttgatttgaacattggTGACCATAACCTAATCAAATTTGTCCATCCACAATGAAATATGATGACACTTAAATTAAAAAAGGACTTGCATAACACCTTCATAACATTTCTTCAGAGGAAAGAATTACTGGGCACTTTGAGAGTGACTTGGAAAGCAACGACACAGTGTTCATTTTGTCTGTTCTATTCACACCGTTCATTTTGCTGCCTTCAACAACTTTGAACTTCAAAGTTCAACGAACATCAATGTCAATGAAGGATAATGAATGCCAATTATGTTCTTATGAAGGGTAATGATTGCATGGACATCTCCACTAAAGTGCTGATCCATCCTAACCTACTGAGCAGTGGGTGGAATTTACTCTTAAACACTGATGCAGGGTCAGATTTGATTTGATCCCTAATGgctaaggttaggattgggagctaggtaatctg
This genomic window contains:
- the LOC120053692 gene encoding paralemmin-1-like, which translates into the protein MEMSEGLSQQERIQAIAEKRKRQTEVENKKRQLEDDRRQLSHLKQKSLREKWLLDGAAGSEQDEAKKQLAEDEAKLKWIEENINRLEQELEELETGVSVTSTKESLTDAAKVEQAKTADNKAPAGTVQEAKEVFKGSNSPRLNMSGGASDIMRTVVHEVNGENGVHQLSANEVDELIHKADESMMSDATTAAATFTAPVFPTNAELAAEQHTTPKKEITGMEAKAGGASPQPGGGEMEASAENPVTMVFMGYQSVEDETETNKVLGLEGTVKAQLVVIEDGKGKNVTVGPTPATVTVTEGGAKKEQSPPPNGSAADPAKTPQETSSAKEKGGEPEGGATELNNKEKQPCKCCTIM